In Armatimonadia bacterium, the following are encoded in one genomic region:
- the tsaE gene encoding tRNA (adenosine(37)-N6)-threonylcarbamoyltransferase complex ATPase subunit type 1 TsaE, whose product MLPAKETSTATAVLHSHSPGETRDLAARLAAYLKVGDVVALSGSLGAGKTCFVQGLARGLGIEGYVTSPTFILMRHHPGNPSLCHADAYRLESPEELEDLGLEDVLAGAVLALEWAEGVADALPAERLEVHITSDGESTRTLHIEGRGDRFSAVVREAFA is encoded by the coding sequence ATGCTGCCTGCCAAAGAGACTTCTACTGCGACCGCAGTCCTGCACTCACACTCACCCGGGGAAACGCGCGACCTTGCCGCACGCCTGGCTGCATACCTGAAGGTCGGCGATGTGGTGGCTCTCTCGGGGTCGCTCGGGGCAGGGAAGACCTGTTTCGTCCAGGGCCTCGCGCGGGGTCTGGGTATCGAAGGCTACGTCACGAGCCCGACCTTCATTCTCATGCGCCACCATCCCGGTAACCCGTCCCTGTGCCATGCGGACGCCTACCGGCTTGAATCGCCCGAGGAACTTGAGGACCTGGGCCTTGAGGATGTCCTGGCCGGTGCCGTCCTGGCGCTCGAGTGGGCCGAGGGTGTGGCCGATGCACTCCCCGCTGAGCGTCTTGAGGTCCACATCACCTCCGACGGGGAGTCGACCCGCACCTTACACATCGAGGGCCGTGGCGACCGTTTTTCGGCAGTAGTCCGGGAGGCCTTTGCGTGA
- the tsaB gene encoding tRNA (adenosine(37)-N6)-threonylcarbamoyltransferase complex dimerization subunit type 1 TsaB, whose protein sequence is MKILALETSGEPASVALLEGDRLLAQRTFPSRMALCRTLPGHIGEALSDAGLSSLDKVDALAVSLGPGSFTSLRVGVALAKAAAHALHRPLVGVPTHDVLALGVLRAMGESLAPDSMICVVQSARREDVYTTGYTVQGASVTPLGPCEVCGLQQVLDRLQAKQTPVVLVGDGVVLHRDKLLAHNPGGHVTLGSDDLHAPRAEFVAALAQPQLAAADPSAAFGLRPIYVLASQAERSQGIDLGLS, encoded by the coding sequence GTGAAGATACTTGCCCTGGAGACCTCGGGAGAGCCCGCAAGCGTGGCCCTCCTGGAGGGCGACCGACTACTCGCCCAGCGGACCTTCCCGAGCCGGATGGCGCTCTGCCGCACCTTGCCCGGGCATATCGGCGAGGCACTGTCCGACGCCGGCTTGTCCTCACTGGACAAAGTGGACGCGCTGGCCGTCTCGCTGGGCCCCGGCTCCTTCACTAGCCTTCGAGTGGGCGTGGCGCTGGCCAAGGCCGCAGCCCATGCACTACATCGCCCGCTGGTCGGCGTCCCGACCCATGACGTGCTGGCCCTGGGCGTCCTGCGAGCGATGGGGGAGAGCCTGGCGCCGGACTCCATGATTTGTGTGGTCCAGAGCGCGCGCAGGGAGGACGTCTACACCACCGGCTACACCGTCCAGGGGGCTTCCGTGACGCCCCTTGGTCCCTGCGAGGTCTGCGGCCTCCAGCAGGTCCTTGACCGGCTCCAGGCGAAACAGACACCGGTTGTCCTGGTGGGCGACGGCGTCGTCCTCCACCGTGACAAGCTGCTTGCCCACAATCCCGGGGGACACGTGACTCTCGGCTCCGACGACCTGCATGCTCCACGGGCCGAGTTTGTGGCGGCGCTCGCACAGCCTCAACTCGCAGCCGCCGACCCCTCGGCCGCTTTCGGTCTCCGCCCGATCTACGTGCTTGCTTCACAGGCTGAGCGCTCCCAGGGCATCGACCTGGGCCTCAGCTAG
- a CDS encoding glycosyltransferase family 39 protein, whose amino-acid sequence MTNSTTCCRTATTGDQPSTTAPGFLTRWGWLAVVLVGLAMYFVGIWSYHFLDPDEGRYAEIPREMLESGDFVTPRLNYVKYFEKPPLMYWITAGAFALAGEKEWAGRAVPATAGFLTLLLVMGLGRRMWGKRGGVISGWVYLTSVLPLVMARLLIIDGLFGLCLSACWASWWLGTDTEEAVPKRRWYLAAWACLALATLAKGPTAIAMSVGVVLVYCGLRRDFRPLREMAWASGLLLFAVIALPWHVLVSLANPEFPYYYIVVQHLLRAAGQEHIKPAWYFFVITPLGMWGWALIALPVFWAALRKSLTLWRRPVTTEAQDADTQRTDREHSAVTFLVVWALGVVVFFSLSRCKLVPYMQPAYPALALLIGWYLTRGVRAVTAVRVAAAVTGLMFLCLGIAAPFLAADQDVVPAASFMPLAYGLAAGMVISALALFVSSFRGRWLTFTPGLVLALIVPFLVANIPLFAQYKRVGAILDGMPQPMPADVRIAEWNSYDQSLSFYLHRRVALIGTRDELKFGSEIGDNREYFLEGPEDLPALSSKGPLLLLVIPRDWSTARTWEEFQVAAANSSNIMLGNRAFFERTKLRPWPHEAVTKSPLLLMPQPQGSATTPLPAR is encoded by the coding sequence ATGACCAACAGCACAACGTGTTGCCGTACTGCCACCACAGGCGACCAGCCCTCCACCACAGCCCCCGGATTCCTGACCCGTTGGGGTTGGCTGGCGGTCGTGCTGGTCGGTCTGGCCATGTACTTCGTGGGGATCTGGAGCTACCACTTCCTCGACCCCGACGAGGGGCGCTATGCCGAGATTCCGCGCGAGATGCTGGAGAGCGGCGATTTCGTCACCCCGCGCCTCAATTACGTAAAATACTTCGAGAAACCGCCATTGATGTACTGGATCACGGCAGGCGCCTTCGCTCTTGCCGGGGAGAAGGAGTGGGCAGGCCGTGCGGTGCCGGCTACTGCGGGGTTCCTGACGCTGCTTCTGGTTATGGGGCTGGGCCGCCGCATGTGGGGGAAACGCGGCGGCGTGATCTCCGGTTGGGTCTACCTCACCAGCGTTCTCCCGCTGGTGATGGCGCGCCTACTGATCATTGATGGGTTGTTCGGTCTCTGTTTGTCCGCCTGCTGGGCCTCGTGGTGGCTGGGAACAGACACGGAAGAGGCCGTCCCCAAGCGACGTTGGTACCTGGCAGCCTGGGCCTGCCTTGCTCTGGCAACCCTGGCCAAGGGTCCAACAGCGATCGCGATGAGCGTGGGCGTGGTTCTGGTATACTGTGGCCTGCGCCGTGACTTCCGTCCCTTGCGCGAGATGGCCTGGGCCTCGGGGCTGCTGCTCTTCGCAGTGATCGCCTTGCCCTGGCATGTGCTGGTCAGCCTGGCGAACCCGGAGTTCCCTTACTACTACATCGTAGTGCAGCATCTGCTCCGCGCTGCCGGCCAGGAGCATATCAAACCGGCGTGGTACTTCTTCGTCATCACGCCCCTGGGGATGTGGGGCTGGGCGCTCATCGCCCTGCCTGTGTTCTGGGCCGCCTTGCGGAAGTCCCTGACCCTGTGGCGCCGCCCTGTGACGACCGAAGCACAGGACGCCGACACACAGCGAACCGACCGCGAGCACTCGGCCGTGACCTTCCTGGTCGTCTGGGCGCTGGGGGTCGTCGTCTTCTTCAGCCTGAGCCGGTGCAAGCTGGTGCCCTACATGCAGCCGGCGTACCCGGCCCTGGCCCTGCTAATCGGTTGGTACCTGACACGTGGTGTCAGGGCCGTAACAGCAGTAAGGGTCGCTGCAGCGGTGACCGGACTGATGTTCTTGTGCCTGGGAATAGCCGCACCCTTCCTGGCCGCCGACCAGGATGTCGTACCGGCAGCCAGCTTCATGCCTCTTGCATACGGGCTTGCCGCGGGCATGGTGATCAGCGCCCTTGCGCTCTTTGTCAGCTCCTTCCGGGGCCGGTGGCTGACCTTCACGCCCGGTCTGGTACTTGCGCTGATAGTGCCTTTCCTGGTCGCCAACATCCCGCTCTTTGCCCAGTACAAGCGCGTCGGTGCTATACTTGACGGGATGCCGCAACCCATGCCCGCCGATGTGCGGATCGCCGAGTGGAACAGCTACGACCAGAGTCTGAGCTTCTACCTGCACCGCCGCGTCGCCCTGATCGGCACACGGGACGAGCTGAAGTTCGGCAGCGAGATCGGCGACAACCGAGAGTACTTCCTGGAGGGCCCTGAAGACCTCCCGGCCCTGTCCAGCAAGGGGCCCTTGCTGCTGCTTGTGATACCGCGCGACTGGAGCACCGCCAGAACCTGGGAGGAGTTCCAGGTGGCGGCCGCCAACAGCAGCAACATCATGCTCGGGAACCGGGCCTTCTTCGAGCGCACCAAACTGCGGCCCTGGCCGCACGAAGCCGTCACCAAGTCGCCGCTGCTCTTGATGCCGCAGCCGCAGGGCAGCGCTACTACACCTCTACCTGCACGATAG